From Halarcobacter mediterraneus:
AAAGCTTATCAAACCTTATTCTATTTTTCTTAAAGATTAAAAAACTTTTTTCACATTTTTCTTCTGCTCTTTTTTCTTTATGATATATACTTACACTATTTACCATTAATATTTTGCCTAATGTCATTAATCTCAGACTATATTCCATATCATCATGATGAATAAAAAATTTGTTTTCAGGTAGCCCTATTTTCTTAACAGAAGACATTGGTACTAATATCCCTACAAAAGATGCCATTTCGATTTCGCATGTTTCTTTTTCATAACTTTCTTTAGGCATAGGTCTAGAAAAAGAAGGTAAACAGTTTTCATAGTCAAAGAAACCTCTATGTCCATAGCCTGAAAGAGAAATTTCATTTTTTTCTTTTGTTCCAATTAAAGTTTTTGGAGCATATCCACTATATTGACTATCTGTGTTTTTTAGCAATACTTCAAGACAATTAGTCTCTGGCTCTGCATCATCATCCATTAGCCATACATAATCATAATTATTTTCTAATGCATACTTTACTCCATAATGAAAGCCACCTGCTCCACCAAGATTTTTCTCTAATCTTTTGTATATAATATATTCTGAGTTTAAATATCCATCTTCTTCTATTTTATTTGGTGTTCCATCTGTTGATGCATTATCCACAACTAAAATGTCTGTTTTTAATGTTTGTTCTAATAGTGCATCTAAACATTCTGTTAGAAGTTGATATCTGTTAAAAGTTACTACTACTGTGCATATTCTCAATTTTTATTCTTTTCTTAAAGTTAGATTATTTTAACTATTTTTTACTTTCAAGTAGTTTCACAATACTGCTAATACTATTATTTTCTATTATTTCATCTGCAGAACACTTTATTCCTAGCTCAGATTCAATAGCCATAAACAAGTTTAGTTGACCTAAAGAGTCCCATTCTTCAGGATTACCTATTTTAGAATCACTTTTTATTTGACAATTGAAAACATCACTTGCTATTTGAATAACTTTTTCTTCCATTAAATATCCTTTTTATACCTTGTTTCATCTATTTTTTTAAAGCCTAAATTACAATACATATCTTTTGCAATCTCATTTTTATCTGTTTTTATATATTCTGCTATAATTTTTTTATTAGGAACTACTTCCGTAATTTTTTCTATTAATAACTTCTCAACATCTCTTTTTAAAACTCTACAACTTAATAAAAAGGTATCAATATAAATATCTTTTTCGACTTTTATTATACAAAGTCCTATTATCCCTTCATTTGCATATTTATCTTTATAATCAACTGCAATTACTCTATAATCATTACTCTCAATAAACTTTTCTATATCTTGTTGAGTATATCTTCTAGTAGTTAAATTAAATTGATTTGTTTTTTGAGTAAGTTGAGAATACCTTTGTGCGTATCTAATATCATCAATATAAAAAGTTAATTCTATTTCTAAACTTTTTAGAAACTCTTCATAATTCATTGTTTTAGATACTTCATCCCTTTTTATTTTTGCTTTATATTGCTTCTGTTTTTGTTTGTCTTCATCATTTATTTTCAGCTTATAAAAATATTTATATACCACTTCTTTTTTAAACCAGGAATTAAGTTCATATATATCTTCAGGAAAATTTGGAACACAAACTTTTGTAGTTGTTTTTACTAAATCTCTTTCTACAGGGTTATCATCAATAAAAACTAGGCTATCATCTGCTATATTAAGTTCTTGTGCTATCTCTAAAAGGTTTTCATTCTTATTATTCCAATTTGCTTTTATAATAATAAAGTCATCTTTTTTTAAAATTGAAGAGTTATGGTCTAATCCCTTAAGGGCATCGGCATAATTATTCTTAGAATTAATTGCTAATATTATTCCAAAATCTTTTAATTTCTTTATATTTTTTTGGAATTCTTGATATATAGCACCTTTACCCTCATTGGATAATTCTATTTCACCTTCTCCTATTACACCACCCCAAAGAGTATTATCTAAATCTAACACTAAACATTTTTTACAAGATGATTTATATGCATTTAAAAGAGCTTTTATGTCTTTTGCTAATTCTTCAAAAACATCTTTTGTAAATTTTATTTTACCTAGATACCAAAACTTTTCTGCATATGAACTTTTAATACCTAGCCTCTTAATTATCGAGTTAAAATCTAAAACAAGAAAATCATTATTTTTAGAATAGTTTAAAACTTTTTGGTTAAGTTTTAATTCCATTAGCAAGGATTCATTTGTATAAGTATCAAGATAGTATGGATAAAAACAAAGAGTATTAATTATAATTATTTTACCTCTTTGTTTTAATTCTTTTAAAGAGGCTAAGACCTCATCAAGATTTTCATTTAATGTATCTATATCTAAAAAACATAAAATACAATCAGTTTCCTGTGAGTATAGTTTTGAGTTTTTATCTAATAAATCTATAAAATAATTTCCATAAGAACAACTATTTTTAACTTTAAACTCTTTTAGATAATACTTTAGACTATCCATATTTATGTTACTTATTATTTCAATTTGCATTTAGAAGCTCCACTAGTCCTAAAGGTGTCATTAAAAAAGCCACTTCTCTATTATCAAATAAAACAGCAGGCTTTGGTTCTGATATAACTATAGCTCCTTTAAAATTATCTATAGCTTCATTTATATCCTCAACTTCATAACAAATATGATAGTAGGTAGTTTTTGCTTTTATCAGTTTGTCTACTACATTTCCAGTCACTAATTCTATATTCAAATCTTTTGTTTCTATCATTTGAAGTGTTGCATCTTGATTTTCGTCAAAAATTTCTTCACTTATATTAATTACTTCAAAGTTTTTGTTCACAAAGTCTAAAGAAGTTTTTAAACTTTTTGTTGCAATACCTATATGATGGAATTTCATTTTTTCTCTTTTTCTAACGACATTACTGTATATTCTTGATTATTGTGTATCTCTTTTCTCAAAATTTTAAAGCCAAAAAATTCATGTATTTTTATCACATGGTTTTTACTATCATTTATACATAATAATCTATCCAAAGATAAGTGCTCAAAAGCAAGTTCTATTATAATTTTTTCTATTTTTAGCACTTCACTCTTATAGTTTTCATTAATCAAAAAATAGCCCCAATAGGCTTCTTTTTCATCAATATCATGATATGAAATAGCAATAAATGGTATATTATCTTTATAAACTAAATAATTTAACTTAGTATCGTCATTTTTTAAGCTATCAATCCATTTTAAATGACTTTCTAATGTTATTTCATCTTGTTGAAGCATCCACTTTTTATTTTTATTTCTAGATTCTAAAACTAAACACTTTTCATCATATGTCAAACTACAATAGTGTTTAAAGGTGTATGTTTCTAGAGTAAACTTATCTTTTAGATTCACTTTTTATCCCATTTATTAACTTTACTAATTTTTTATTTGAAAATGTTTCCAGTACTTTATACTTTTTCTTTTTTAAGTATTTATACATATATTTTTGATTATCTGCAGTTTTAATAGCAATAAAGTCTAAGTTCATATAAATAACTTCATGAACAGTTACACTAGGAGTAACTATTGCAAAGCTACTTCTTGCCATCAATTTTGCTATTTTTTTTGAGTCAATATATAAATTAATATTTTGGTATTTACTACACTTTTTCTTTAAAGCTTTCAAATTTTTATTTGAAGAACTTGTAATAATATTAACTCTATATTTTTTAAAATATTTTACTAAAACATCTATAATCTTAGGATTTAAACCTAAGTGGTCAACTCCACCCATTGCAACAAAAATCTCATTTTTCTTTTTGACTTTTTTTTGCTTTTTAAATTCATCTCTTATTAGAGTATGTTTTTTACCACATCTAAGTTCACAAAAACTAGGAACTAATTTCTTATATTTTTCCTCTTTTGCATAAATATTATGATTTAAAACTATATCGCAATAATGTTTCTTATAGATATCATCAAAACAAAGAAGTTTTATTTTTGAGTTTTGCTTTATATATTTTTCAAAACTATAATCTATATCATAATTATCTATTACAATAAAATCTATTTTAAGTTTTGTTATTAACTCCAAAAATTCTTTTTTATTATTGCTTTTTAAAACTTTAAGGGTATAGCCTTCTTCAATTACTTTTTTATTAAAGTTACCACTTAAGTTTTCACATGCAAAGTATATTTTAGAGTTTTTGTATTTTTTAGCAAGAGTCAAACTTCTCATAAGATGTCCAAGACCTATATTTGAAGAAGAGTTTACTCTAAAAAGAATCTTTTTCAAGTCTATCTCCAAACTTATAATCTTTCTTTGCTTTTTTACCTAAAATTTCATTTAAATATTTTGGATGCAATCCAAATCCTGGTCTTACTGATTTTATATTCTCATTTGTAAACTCTTCACCTTCTTTGATATCTTTACAAACATAAAGGCTTCTTGAATACTTTCTATTTTTCTTTCTTTTATCATTCATTTCATAATCAATAGTTCCTTGAAGCTTTTGAGCTTCTCTTATTGATTTTATCATAAAAGCTAAATCATCTTTTTCCATAGAAAACTCTGCATCAGGACCACCAATACTCTTATCAAGTATAAAATGTTTTTCAATAACTTTTGCACCCAATGTAACTGCCATAATAGGAGCTGTACTTCCTAAAGTATGATCAGAAAAACCAACTTCTACCCCAAATCTTTTTTTCATATCAGCAATTGTATTTAAATTTGCATCTTCAAGTGGTGCTGGGTATGAGCTAGTACACTTTAAAAGAATAATATCTTCATTCCCTTCTTTTTTACATATATCAATTACATCTTCAATTTCTTCTAAAGTTGCAATACCTGTACTTATAATTATAGGTTTTCTTTTACTTGCTACATATCTTATTAATTCATAATCAGTTATTTCAAATGAAGCAATTTTGTAAGCACTAGGATTAAACTGCTCTAAAAAATCAACTGCCGTCTTATCAAAAGGTGAAGAAAAAATATCTATTCCAATTTCTCTTGCATAAGCAAATAGTTCTTCATGCCACTGCCAAGGAGTACTTGCCCACTCATAAAGTTCATAAAGATTTTTTCCATCCCAAAGTGTTCCACCATCAACCATAAAGTCATCATTTTTACAGTTTAATGTTATTGTATCTGCTGTATATGTTTGAAGTTTTATTGCATTTGCTCCACACTCTTTGGCTGCTTTTATGCTTTTCTTTGCAATTTCTAAAGAACCATTATGGTTTGCACTTAATTCTGCAATTACATATACATTACCTAATGAAAAATCAAAATCACCTATTTTCAAGTAGTCTCCTTTTTCATACTGTTATTAATAGCTTCATATAAAAACTGAGCTCTATCCCAATCCTCTAAAGTATCAATATCTTGAACTAAATATCTCGGTAAAATAATAGGAATACTATTTTTCCCAAAAACTATTTCACTTGAAGTTTTTTTCAAATCATCAAAATAAAATTGTCCTGCATCTTGATAAGCTTCTTCTAAATCTTGGCTTCTTTTTGAAAAGTTTTCAGGCCAAAACATTTCACATCTATTATCTTGTGTAATTTTAAAAGTTCTTTGAATTGGAAAAGGCATTGAAGTACAAGAGAAAGCTATTTTTGCATCACTATTTTTTAGTTTTTTAAAGGCTTCAATCAAATATTTTTCTTGAAGTAAAGGAGCTGTTGCATAAATAGTACAACAATAATCATACTCTTCATTTTGAGATTTTAAAAAATCTAAAGCATGGGAAACCACAGCACCTGTACCAGTAAAATCATCACTTAACTCTTTTGGTCTTATAAATGGAACTTCCGCTCCATACTCTTTTGCAATATTTGCTATTTCTTCATCATCAGTACTTATAATTACTTTATCAAATAGTTTTGATTTTAAAGCCACTTCAATACTATATGCAATTAACGGCTTTCCATAAAAAGGTTTAATATTTTTTCTAGGTATTCTTTTACTTCCCCCACGGGCTGGAATTATTGCTATTGCTTTATTCATTAATTATTTCCAATAAAGTTTTTATAACATATTCTTGTTCTTCATTACTCAAATTTGGATATAAAGGAAGAGAAAAAGCTTCTTTATAATACTTATCCATAATAGGTGTTATTTCATCTCCATATCCCAATTGTCTATAAAAAGGCTGCTTATTTATAGGTATATAGTGATATTGTAATCCAATATTTTTTTCTCTCATTTTATAAAACAGTTCTTCTTTTGATATATTTAAACTTTCAAAATCTATTCTTACTACATACAAATGATAAGAAGAGTTTTCATCAAAAGAGTATAAAGGTTTAACTTTTGTATTTAAAAAAGCTTTATCATAATACTTTGCAAGTTCTTTTCTTTTATTTACAAAATTATCTAACTTTTTTAATTGAGATAAACCCAAAGCACAAGAGATATCTGTAATTCTATAATTAAAGCCTAATTCCTGCATTTCATATTCCCAAGATTTCATAGAAGAAGTTTTTAACATGCCATGATTTCGTAAGATTAATAACTTTTCATAAATATCTTTTGAGTTAGTTGTAATTGCTCCACCCTCACCTGTTGTTATATGTTTTACAGGATGAAAAGAAAAAATTGAACAGTCACTATTTTTACAAGAACCTGCTTTTATTCCATTAAATTTTGCACCAAGACTATGTGCACAATCTTCAAGAATCTCTATCTTATATTTTTCTTTTAGGTATTTTAGTTTTTCTTGATTTACAGGTTTTCCTGAAAAGTGAACTATATATATTGCTTTTATAGAAGAGTCTTCTTTTAAAATCTCTTCACAAGCTTCTAAATCTATATTTCCATCTTCTTTAATATCTACAAAAATTGGTTTTGCACCTACATAAAGAATTGAGTTCGAAGTTGCTAAAAAAGAGTTTGGAGTTGTTAAAACTTTATCATTTTTATTTAAAAGACATAAAGAAGCTAGATGTAAAGCAGCTGTTCCATTTGATACTACAACACAATATTTTGCCCCTGATACTTTACAAAGTTTTTCTTCAAACTCTTTTACTTTGGGACCTATTGTTAAAAAGTCTGATTTTAAAACCTCTAAAACAGAATCTATATCATCTTGAGATATTGTTTGTTTACCGTAAGGAATAAAATTCATTAATATTCTTTTATTAAATCCAATAATTCTTTATGGCTTAACCAAACATCATTTTTCCCAGAATTATATTCAAAACCTTGCTCTACTCTTATTCCTTTTTCTCTTATACTATTCTCACTATAATCTCTAATTGAAGTGAACTTTATAGTAGGGGCTATTACAAAATGGTCTTCAAATTCATATGTTAAATGGGAATCATCACTAGGGCACATTATTTCATGTAATTTTTCCCCAGGTCTTATTCCTATAATTTCATGGGAAAGGTTAGGAGCCAAAGCAAGTGCTAACTCAGTTATTTTCATAGATGGAATTTTTGGAACAAAAATCTCTCCACCTTTCATTCTCTCAAAGTTTTTTAAAACAAACTCTACACCTTGTTCTAAAGTAATCATAAACCTTGTCATTTTAGTATCTGTTATAGGTAAACTTTGTTTACCTTCATCTATAAGTTTTTTAAAAAAAGGAATAACAGAACCACGACTTCCAATTACATTTCCATATCTTACTACTGAAAAAAATGTATCTTGTTTTCCTACAAGGTTATTTGCAGCAACAAAAAGTTTATCACTAGCTAATTTTGTAGCCCCATAAAGATTTACTGGATTTGCTGCTTTATCTGTTGAAAGAGCAATTACTTTAGTAACTTTATTCTCAATTGCTGCATCAATTACATTTTGTGCACCATCAATATTTGTCTTTATACATTCCATAGGATTATATTCCGCAATAGGAACATGCTTTAAAGCTGCAGCATGGATTACATAATCAACATCTTTCATAGCTTTTTTAAGTCTTTGAAAATCTCTTACATCTCCTATAAAATATCTCATACATTTATCATTATATTCTTGAGCCATTTCATATTGCTTTAATTCATCTCTTGAATATATTATTATTTTATTTGGTTTATACTTTTCTAATAGTATTTCAGTGTACTTTTTACCAAAACTTCCTGTTCCACCAGTAATAAGAATGGTTTTGTCATTAAACATTTAAGACCTTTGATTTTTATAAGAGAATTTTGTACTCAAATAATATCTAAATTAATATTTATCTTTAATTTTTAAGAGTATATATGCAATAATTTATATTAGTACATTAAAACATAGGTGAAAAATGGCAAATAGCATTCCTGAAGATATATTAAAAATTCAAAAAAAACTTGCTTCCTTTGAAAAAGGTAGTAGAAACTACAAAAAATATACAAAAATTCTTGCAAAACATATTAAAAGTAATAATATGAAGAATAGAGTATCTTCTCATATAAAAACCATTGAAACAATAGAGAGTTTTACAAAAGAGACGAAGAAAGGAGAATAAATATTGCATTTTGCAATAAAACTTATTACTTAAAAAATATTGTGTTAAAATTCTAACATAAATAAAAAACATACCCACAAATAGGAAATATAAAAATGGATGAAAATCAAAAAAAATCACTTGATTTAGCAATTAAACAAATCGATAAAACTTTTGGAAAAGGTACATTAATTAGATTAGGAGATAAAGAAGTTGTACCAACAGAAGCTATTTCTACAGGTTCATTAGGACTTGATTTAGCTTTAGGAGTTGGAGGACTTCCTCAAGGTAGAGTTATAGAAATTTATGGTCCTGAGTCATCAGGGAAAACAACACTTACACTTCATGCAATTGCAGAATGTCAAAAAGCTGGAGGAGTTTGTGCTTTTATTGATGCAGAACATGCTTTAGATACTGTTTATGCAAAAAACCTTGGTGTTGATATTGACAACTTACTTGTATCACAACCAGATTATGGGGAGCAAGCTTTAGAAATTTTAGAAACTGTTATTAGAAGTGGAGCCGTTGATTTAGTAGTTATTGATTCAGTTGCAGCATTAACTCCAAAAGTAGAAATTGACGGAGATATGGATGATCAACAAGTGGGTGTACAAGCTAGACTAATGAGTAAAGCACTTAGAAAAGTTACTGGTCTTTTAAATAAAATGCATTGTACTGTTATTTTTATTAATCAAATTAGAATGAAAATTGGTATGACAGGATATGGAAGCCCAGAAACAACGACAGGTGGAAATGCACTTAAATTCTATTCATCTGTAAGACTTGATATTAGAAGAATTGCTACACTAAAACAAGCTGAAAACTCAATAGGAAATAGAGTTAAAGTAAAAGTTGTAAAAAACAAAGTTGCAGCACCATTTAAACTTGCAGAGTTTGATATTATGTTTGGTGAAGGTATTTCTAAAACAGGTGAACTTATTGATTATGGAGTAAAACTTGATATTGTAGATAAAGCTGGAGCTTGGTTCTCTTATGATAATACAAAAATTGGGCAAGGGAAAGAAAACGCAAAAGTATTCTTAAAAGATAATCCAGAGATTGCAAAAGAAATCGAAGATAAAATTTTAACAGCAATGGGAATTAATGATGAATTAATTCAAGGAGAACCTGAAACAGACGAAGAATAATTACAATTTTATTTCAATAGCAATTATCAAAGCGACACAAAATAAAACTTTTTGTATAATAATTTGATTTAATAAATTTAGGAGACCTAAATGGTATTTATTGATAATATTTATGCAGATGAAGTTTTAGATTCAAGAGGAAATCCAACTGTTAGAGCAACAGTTGTTTTAAGTGATGGTACAAAGGAAAGTGCAATAGTTCCAAGTGGAGCAAGCACTGGAAAAAGAGAAGCTTTAGAACTAAGAGATGGTGATGATAGATTTTTAGGAAAAGGTGTTCTTAAAGCTGTTGAAAATGTAAACACTGTTATTGCTGATGAATTAATGGGATTAAGTCCTTATAATCAAGCAGAAGTTGATGCAACAATGAAAGACATTGATGGTACAGATAACTACTCAAACTTAGGAGCAAATGCTGTACTTGGTGTTTCTATGGCAGTGGCAAGAGCAGCTGCAGCATCACTTGATATTCCTTTATATAGATATTTAGGTGGAGCAAATGCAATGACTATGCCTGTTCCAATGTTCAACATTATCAATGGTGGAGAACATGCAAATAACTCAGTTGACTTTCAAGAATATATGGTAATGCCTGTAGGTTTTGAAAACTTCAATGAAGGACTAAGAGCTGTTGCTGAAATCTATCAAAACTTAAAAAAAGTAATTGATGGAATGGGAGAATCAACTGCCGTTGGTGACGAAGGTGGATTCGCTCCAAATTTAAAATCAAATGAAGAACCAATTCAAGTTATTTTAGAAGCAGTTGAAAAAGCTGGTTATAAAGCTGGTGAGCAAATTGCTATCGCACTTGATGTTGCAGCTTCAGAACTTATAAATGATGAAGGAAAATATGTTCTTAAAGGTGAGAATAGAGAATTATCATCAGAAGAACTTGTTTCTTACTACGAAGACTTATGTAATAAATATCCAATTATTTCTATAGAAGATGGTTTATCAGAAGATGATTGGGATGGATGGAAAATCTTAACAGAAAGAATTGGAAATAAAGTTCAATTAGTTGGAGATGACCTATTTGTTACAAATGCAAATATTCTAGCAGAAGGTATCCAAAAAGGTATCGCAAACTCAATTTTAATCAAACCAAATCAAATTGGAAGTGTTTCTGAAACAATGCTAACTATTAGATTAGCACAAAGAAACAATTATAATTGTGTAATGTCTCATAGATCAGGAGAATCAGAAGATGCATTTATTGCTGATTTTGCTGTTGCATTAAATTGTGGACAAATCAAAACTGGTTCTACAGCTAGATCGGATAGAATCGCTAAATATAATAGATTATTAGAAATTGGTGCAGAGATTGGCTATGCTGAATACTTAGGGAAACAACCTTTCTCTAAATAATTTATGAGAGAAAATTTTCATGAACTAAAGAAGTTTTCGTTAATAGTAATAGGTTCTATTGCTATTACGATGCTTCTTTCTTATCATGTTGCAAATATTCTTTTTGGAGATAACTCTTTAGAAGTTTATACTTCTTTAAAAAATAAAAAAGAGTATCTTCAAAGTGAAATTAAAAGATTACAACTTGAAAATGCTCGTTTACAAAAAGAGTATTTTGAACTTAAAAATTTGGAGCCTGAAGAATGAAAACTTTATTTACATTGTTAATGATTTTACAAGTTAGCTTAATAGCTAGAGAAAATCCTTTTGAACCTACAATAGCTTATGAAGAAGAAGCCGCAAGAATGATTGAAATGCAAGAGGTTGAAGAAGATTATGCAATAGAATTTCAAAAAGAACAACACTATGTAAATGACATGTATGAAAAAATGAATAATCCAAAAGAAGAAAAGCCTAAAAAGCCTGCTTTAACAGAAGATAAAGTAAAGAAATTAATTGAAAAAGCTACAAAAGAAACAGAGAAGAAAACAAAAGCAATTGTAAAAAAAGCAGTTGAAGAGAAACCAAAAGAAATAGAGCAAGTTGTATTTGTAAAACCAAGACTTGATGTATCATATGAAAAAGAGATTTTACCTTTTGTTAAAGTTTCTTACGACAATGATAAAATAGATATTTTTTCTAAATATAAAGTTTCAAAAAAACTTACTTTGCCAAATGAGAAAAAAATCATTTTAGATTTTACTGCAAGAGAAAATTTTTATACAGTAAGAGAAAAATTAGAATCTACAAACTTCTTAAAAATAACAGCAGGAAATCATAAAAAAGATAACTTTTTTAGAGTTGTTGTAGAGTTATCACAACTTCCTGATAATTATGAAGTTACATATGATGATGATAAAGTAAGTATCATAAAACTTTACTCAAATGAATAAAAAACTTCAAAAGAAGTTTTTTATTCACACTCTTAAAATATACCCTTCCCCTTTTATTGTTTCAATATCTAACTCAGGTACTTTTTTTCTTAGTCTAAAAAGTACTTGTCGTCTTGTTGCATCATCGATTATTTCATCATTCCACAACAATAAATCTACTAATTCATTTGAAACTAAGTTATTTTTATTTAAAACTAAAATATTAAAAAAACATTTTTCTTTTTTTCCTAATACTATTACTTCACTTTTATTTTTTAATACACTTGTTCCTATACAATAATTATAGTCATCACTTAGTTGAATTATACTTTTTTCACTTTTATTTT
This genomic window contains:
- the eno gene encoding phosphopyruvate hydratase translates to MVFIDNIYADEVLDSRGNPTVRATVVLSDGTKESAIVPSGASTGKREALELRDGDDRFLGKGVLKAVENVNTVIADELMGLSPYNQAEVDATMKDIDGTDNYSNLGANAVLGVSMAVARAAAASLDIPLYRYLGGANAMTMPVPMFNIINGGEHANNSVDFQEYMVMPVGFENFNEGLRAVAEIYQNLKKVIDGMGESTAVGDEGGFAPNLKSNEEPIQVILEAVEKAGYKAGEQIAIALDVAASELINDEGKYVLKGENRELSSEELVSYYEDLCNKYPIISIEDGLSEDDWDGWKILTERIGNKVQLVGDDLFVTNANILAEGIQKGIANSILIKPNQIGSVSETMLTIRLAQRNNYNCVMSHRSGESEDAFIADFAVALNCGQIKTGSTARSDRIAKYNRLLEIGAEIGYAEYLGKQPFSK
- a CDS encoding septum formation initiator — translated: MRENFHELKKFSLIVIGSIAITMLLSYHVANILFGDNSLEVYTSLKNKKEYLQSEIKRLQLENARLQKEYFELKNLEPEE
- a CDS encoding AMIN domain-containing protein; its protein translation is MKTLFTLLMILQVSLIARENPFEPTIAYEEEAARMIEMQEVEEDYAIEFQKEQHYVNDMYEKMNNPKEEKPKKPALTEDKVKKLIEKATKETEKKTKAIVKKAVEEKPKEIEQVVFVKPRLDVSYEKEILPFVKVSYDNDKIDIFSKYKVSKKLTLPNEKKIILDFTARENFYTVREKLESTNFLKITAGNHKKDNFFRVVVELSQLPDNYEVTYDDDKVSIIKLYSNE